From the genome of Cherax quadricarinatus isolate ZL_2023a unplaced genomic scaffold, ASM3850222v1 Contig4967, whole genome shotgun sequence, one region includes:
- the LOC138852205 gene encoding uncharacterized protein produces MALPNNKPLKKIILTLALFTLMVTLLVVQETGGPTDEQWSATDTQTQLLQRLLGPLAYDDADLLRIIRRMYLTPPSLRPYALMRHQTHTLASRYNSFYTIDPSYVPLQKLILEVFAGVTEGFFVEAGALDGEFLSNTLELELRQRWTGLLVEADGDMFRHLLRRHRKAWACHCCLAPRPHPHRAIFMKYSATGDPDLGLGMFARGHGVLASHEEVSPVKLVGGKVQYALPQYESVQCLPLASLLLALNISRVDFVSLDVEGAEKDILEAFPWGRIAVDAWLVEHITGDVDSGPPRSHRND; encoded by the exons gtgacactgctggtggtgcaggagaCAGGAGGGCCGACAGACGAGCAGTGGTCAGCTACAGACACGCAGACGCAGCTCCTGCAGCGTCTTTTGGGTCCCCTGGCGTACGACGATGCGGACCTGCTGCGTATCATACGCCGGATGTACCTGACGCCCCCCTCGCTACGCCCCTACGCCCTTATGAGGCACCAGACCCATACGCTGGCTTCAAGATACAATAGTTTCTACACTATTGATCCTTCCTACGTACCTCTTCAGAAACTGATACTTGAG GTATTCGCTGGGGTGACGGAGGGGTTCTTCGTAGAGGCCGGCGCTTTAGACGGGGAATTCTTGTCTAACACGCTGGAGCTGGAACTACGACAACGCTGGACAGGTCTTCTGGTAGAAGCTGACGGCGATATGTTCAGGCACCTTTTGCGTCGACACAGGAAGGCCTGGGCCTGTCATTGCTGCCTGGCCCCACGCCCTCACCCCCACAGGGCCATCTTCATGAAATACAGTGCCACAGGAGATCCAGATCTAGGACTTGGCATGTTCGCTAGAGGCCATGGTGTTCTGGCCTCTCACGAGGAGGTCTCCCCTGTTAAACTCGTAGGAGGGAAAGTGCAATACGCACTGCCACAATACGAATCTGTGCAGTGTTTGCCTCTGGCCTCTCTCCTTCTGGCTCTCAATATCTCCCGCGTCGATTTTGTATCCCTCGACGTCGAAGGGGCAGAAAAGGACATCCTTGAAGCCTTTCCCTGGGGAAGGATCGCTGTCGATGCCTGGTTAGTAGAGCACATCACAGGAGATGTCGATTCTGGCCCCCCTCGAAGCCAcaggaacgac